One part of the Salinivirga cyanobacteriivorans genome encodes these proteins:
- a CDS encoding glycine betaine ABC transporter substrate-binding protein yields the protein MKKLQFSMKSFLAILTGAAFLTFAACQSGGQKGDDADKKDSKKDQEISILYPNWAEGIAFTHLAQAALQDKGYNVKVTPLEPGPIYASLAKGDADIMMDAWLPHTHSDYWEKFGDKLEKIGESFSGGTTGLVVPQYVDVNSIADLNDHVDKFDGEIIGIGSGAGIHRNTEKAIEEYGLEFEQITSSGPAMMASLKRAYDKKEPVIITGWKPHFMWADYDLKYLEDPKEVFPADVCAIVTRPNFVKERPVVGKFFKNFNMEEMKLYNLMNAIEKADDPLTAAKAWYNDHKTLVESWMPDEMK from the coding sequence ATGAAAAAATTACAATTTTCCATGAAATCGTTTTTGGCTATTTTAACCGGAGCAGCATTCCTTACATTTGCTGCTTGTCAATCAGGAGGCCAAAAAGGAGACGACGCTGATAAAAAAGACAGCAAAAAAGACCAGGAAATCTCTATCCTCTATCCTAACTGGGCAGAAGGAATTGCATTTACGCACCTTGCACAGGCTGCTCTTCAGGATAAAGGTTATAATGTAAAAGTAACACCACTTGAGCCAGGTCCAATTTATGCTTCACTTGCAAAAGGTGATGCTGACATTATGATGGACGCATGGTTACCACATACCCATAGTGACTATTGGGAAAAATTTGGTGATAAACTTGAAAAAATCGGCGAATCATTTAGTGGTGGTACCACAGGTCTTGTAGTTCCTCAATACGTAGATGTTAATTCAATTGCAGACCTCAACGATCATGTTGACAAGTTTGATGGTGAAATTATTGGTATCGGTAGCGGTGCTGGTATTCACAGAAATACTGAAAAAGCAATTGAAGAATACGGTCTTGAATTCGAGCAAATCACATCAAGCGGACCTGCAATGATGGCTTCTCTGAAAAGAGCTTATGACAAAAAAGAGCCCGTTATTATCACAGGCTGGAAACCACACTTCATGTGGGCTGATTATGATCTTAAGTATCTTGAAGATCCAAAAGAAGTATTTCCAGCTGACGTGTGCGCAATTGTTACACGCCCTAATTTTGTAAAAGAACGTCCGGTTGTAGGTAAATTTTTCAAAAACTTCAACATGGAAGAAATGAAACTTTACAACCTTATGAATGCCATTGAAAAAGCTGATGACCCACTTACAGCAGCTAAAGCATGGTACAACGATCACAAAACACTTGTAGAATCGTGGATGCCAGATGAAATGAAGTAA
- a CDS encoding outer membrane beta-barrel protein, which translates to MRKLIILMIVSAFAISANAQSSLPRGSKVPREGNIYMNFGFGVSSWGVPFYAGAEVMVHDEVSVGGAFSYRSQSETFGGDTWQHRAFTIAARGNYHFNNLLKIRAPFLFYAGASLGFISVNTVLKSDNDGINYDGARGSGLYFGIQTGGSYFFNDHWAANAELGIGNVMGLKLGATYLF; encoded by the coding sequence ATGAGAAAACTTATTATATTGATGATAGTGTCGGCTTTCGCAATTTCTGCTAATGCACAGTCATCATTGCCGCGGGGATCAAAAGTACCCCGGGAAGGGAATATTTATATGAATTTTGGTTTTGGTGTTTCCTCCTGGGGAGTACCTTTTTATGCAGGCGCTGAGGTTATGGTCCATGACGAGGTTTCAGTAGGTGGTGCCTTCAGTTACCGCAGTCAATCGGAAACCTTTGGCGGAGATACCTGGCAACACAGGGCTTTTACAATTGCTGCAAGGGGAAACTATCACTTTAATAACTTGTTGAAAATCAGAGCTCCTTTTCTGTTCTATGCTGGAGCATCATTGGGGTTTATCTCTGTCAATACAGTTTTGAAATCAGATAACGATGGCATAAACTACGATGGAGCAAGGGGCTCGGGCCTCTATTTTGGAATACAAACCGGTGGTAGCTACTTTTTCAACGACCATTGGGCTGCCAATGCTGAGTTGGGCATTGGTAATGTAATGGGGCTTAAGCTTGGAGCAACTTATTTGTTTTAA
- a CDS encoding peptidase U32 family protein yields MQDKSKNNPVKPELLLPAGNMENFKAAIVGGADAVYLGIKQFNARGRAQNFSWQELATALEIGRQYKVKVYVTLNTVIKNTEIEDLIETLHHLNQLRPDALIIQDWGVYYIVKKYFPKLKVHASTQMGNHNHLGTSHAKKLDFQRVILARELTMPELERITQNTEVQTEVFIHGALCYSFSGMCLFSSFTGGQGANRGLCKQPCRRIFHTPQKSTPFSLKDLQSENNIEQLKQLNIHSLKIEGRLKSANYVFNVAKAYKILLNDPSKRNEALKLLEMDMGRDKTGYFAGGDVSGAITSRTATGYNLGHIIKNDTEYLTIHTSTKLEKGDRLRIVHQDGTQTAFKINKHKAIDNGYSILKTARGKFAKGDKVFLASQKEKKIKSIDVPAAEFSSKPISKKNKAQVADEIKDKKRKKTTNNRDNIYVRINDLDWIKKVQFNDIEGLLLKLPLKQYGQLRTEVPFIKKNLHKIIIELPAFIPEDGISKWKELINNLKNKGIKKFALSHLSQQLFFNPKDFLMTNEQVYAFNDAAIHVFKTEKINKYTLPFENDMDNIKSYSFSDGIIPVYFRPPLFFSRMPVKIDSRKPVFDDYNPNMQLNYIKRDNLNYIYPEQPVSFTHQVNEFRKQGFNNFLVDFSFEKPSQNRWKTVLKRVKFSEQIQPAYSFNLKNGLV; encoded by the coding sequence ATGCAAGACAAATCAAAAAATAACCCGGTAAAACCGGAGCTCTTGCTGCCGGCAGGAAACATGGAAAACTTTAAAGCTGCTATTGTTGGCGGCGCCGATGCCGTATACCTTGGCATTAAACAATTTAATGCCCGTGGGCGCGCTCAAAACTTTTCGTGGCAGGAACTTGCTACTGCCCTCGAAATAGGCCGACAATACAAAGTAAAGGTTTATGTCACACTCAATACAGTTATAAAAAACACTGAAATTGAGGATCTTATAGAAACACTTCATCATTTAAATCAACTACGACCCGATGCCCTCATTATACAGGACTGGGGTGTATATTACATTGTAAAAAAATATTTTCCTAAACTAAAAGTACATGCCAGCACACAAATGGGAAATCATAACCATTTGGGTACAAGTCATGCAAAAAAACTAGACTTTCAGCGGGTAATTTTGGCAAGAGAACTTACCATGCCCGAATTGGAACGTATTACACAAAACACCGAAGTTCAGACAGAAGTATTCATTCATGGAGCCCTCTGTTACTCTTTTTCGGGTATGTGTTTGTTCAGTAGTTTTACAGGAGGACAGGGTGCTAATCGTGGGCTATGCAAGCAACCATGTCGCAGAATTTTCCATACGCCTCAAAAATCGACCCCGTTTAGTTTAAAGGATCTTCAGTCGGAAAATAACATAGAACAACTCAAACAATTAAACATTCATTCGTTAAAAATAGAAGGTCGCTTAAAATCAGCAAATTATGTGTTTAATGTAGCAAAAGCATACAAAATATTGCTAAATGACCCTTCAAAACGGAACGAAGCCCTTAAACTACTTGAAATGGATATGGGCAGAGATAAAACAGGCTACTTTGCGGGCGGTGATGTATCCGGTGCTATTACCAGCCGCACTGCCACAGGCTATAATTTGGGACACATTATTAAAAATGATACTGAGTACCTGACGATACATACAAGCACAAAACTGGAGAAAGGAGACCGCTTAAGAATTGTGCACCAAGATGGAACACAAACAGCTTTTAAAATAAATAAACATAAGGCCATTGACAATGGCTACAGCATTTTAAAAACAGCACGCGGAAAATTTGCAAAGGGGGACAAAGTATTTTTGGCATCGCAAAAAGAGAAAAAAATAAAATCTATCGATGTACCTGCTGCTGAATTCAGCTCAAAACCCATTAGTAAAAAAAATAAAGCTCAGGTAGCTGATGAAATAAAGGATAAAAAAAGAAAGAAGACCACGAATAACAGAGATAATATTTATGTGAGAATCAATGATCTTGATTGGATTAAAAAAGTACAATTTAACGACATTGAAGGATTACTGTTAAAATTACCATTGAAGCAATATGGACAGCTGCGCACAGAGGTTCCATTTATAAAAAAGAACCTGCATAAAATTATTATTGAACTACCAGCTTTTATTCCCGAAGATGGAATAAGCAAATGGAAGGAGCTTATTAATAACCTGAAAAATAAAGGCATTAAAAAATTTGCCCTCAGTCATCTTTCCCAACAATTGTTTTTCAATCCAAAAGATTTCCTCATGACCAACGAGCAGGTTTATGCATTTAATGATGCTGCTATACACGTGTTTAAAACTGAAAAAATAAACAAGTATACCCTGCCTTTTGAAAATGATATGGACAACATTAAAAGCTACTCATTCTCTGATGGAATAATACCGGTATACTTCAGGCCACCCCTATTTTTCTCGCGTATGCCGGTTAAAATTGATTCCCGGAAGCCCGTTTTTGACGACTACAACCCAAATATGCAACTCAATTATATAAAACGCGATAACCTTAATTATATTTATCCGGAACAACCGGTATCATTTACACACCAGGTCAATGAATTCAGAAAACAGGGGTTTAATAATTTCCTGGTTGATTTTAGCTTCGAAAAACCATCGCAGAACCGCTGGAAAACAGTTTTAAAACGGGTTAAATTTTCAGAACAAATACAACCTGCTTACAGTTTCAACCTTAAAAACGGGCTGGTATAA
- a CDS encoding ABC transporter permease, whose amino-acid sequence MKIELGKYIEQGVDWLSANAGGFFDAITAGVDAVVTAMQFVLLNSPFWLTIIILALLSYYLPARGKLFTKAGWKAGGGMLIFTVLGLLLLYFMGYWEETMLTIALILASALIALIIGIPLGIYAARNDGAEKIIRPILDFMQTMPAFVYLIPAIILFSVGNVPGVVATIIFALPPAVRLTNLGIRNVPEDVVEASKAFGSTKRQLLFKVQLPLAMTTILAGVNQVIMLSLSMVVIASMVGAGGLGQAVYKGILKADIGLGFEAGVGIVVLAIILDRITQNLGFGPSKPKE is encoded by the coding sequence ATGAAAATAGAACTTGGTAAATATATTGAACAGGGAGTCGATTGGCTTTCGGCCAATGCAGGGGGATTCTTTGATGCTATAACAGCCGGCGTAGATGCGGTAGTTACGGCCATGCAATTTGTCCTGCTAAATTCTCCTTTCTGGCTCACAATTATAATTCTGGCCCTCTTATCATATTACCTGCCTGCCAGAGGTAAATTATTCACCAAAGCTGGTTGGAAAGCAGGTGGAGGTATGCTAATATTCACAGTACTTGGACTTTTACTTCTTTATTTTATGGGGTACTGGGAGGAAACAATGTTGACAATTGCACTAATTTTGGCCTCTGCACTTATTGCGCTGATAATTGGTATCCCACTGGGAATATATGCTGCACGAAATGATGGTGCAGAGAAAATTATAAGGCCGATACTGGACTTTATGCAGACCATGCCAGCCTTTGTCTATCTTATACCAGCCATTATATTATTTAGTGTTGGTAATGTTCCAGGTGTTGTGGCAACAATTATTTTTGCCTTACCACCAGCAGTTCGCCTAACAAATCTTGGTATCAGAAATGTACCAGAAGATGTTGTAGAAGCTTCAAAAGCGTTTGGATCAACCAAAAGGCAGTTACTATTTAAAGTGCAGCTGCCACTGGCAATGACAACAATATTAGCTGGTGTTAACCAGGTTATTATGTTGTCGCTATCAATGGTAGTTATTGCTTCAATGGTAGGTGCCGGAGGACTTGGACAGGCCGTTTATAAAGGTATACTTAAAGCCGATATAGGCCTTGGATTCGAAGCCGGAGTTGGTATTGTAGTATTAGCAATTATACTTGACCGAATTACACAAAATCTTGGGTTCGGTCCTTCAAAACCTAAAGAATAA
- a CDS encoding DUF6485 family protein — translation MDCKKNENLGMCNCTYPCSRKGLCCECIAHHRKKGELPACYFPADAEKTYNRSIEYYLEISKN, via the coding sequence ATGGATTGTAAGAAAAACGAAAACCTGGGTATGTGTAATTGCACTTACCCCTGCAGTCGAAAAGGACTTTGTTGCGAATGCATAGCCCATCACAGAAAAAAAGGTGAACTGCCGGCATGTTATTTTCCAGCTGATGCAGAAAAAACCTATAACCGCAGCATTGAATATTACCTGGAAATATCGAAAAATTAA
- a CDS encoding NAD-dependent succinate-semialdehyde dehydrogenase: MTLKSINPYDGSLIASYDQVSEDKLEELLDKSASQWVEWRATPFNKRKSLLEETAKILRDRKEQYASLITREIGKAINESRGEIEKCAWVCEYYAENAQRFLISEEVATEYSKAQIDYQPLGPILAVMPWNFPFWQVFRFAAPNLMAGNVAILKHASNATGCSLAIQQLFLDAGFPEGTFLSLFLRGSETSKLISDSRIAGVTLTGSTLAGKAVAEAAGKSIKKSVLELGGSDPYLILEDADIDLAVEKCVAGRLMNAGQSCIGAKRFIVVASVYDKFIKKFIAKMKMAKVGDPTEDDTHVGPLASKQFREELHFQVEKSIEKGAVLELGGEVPEGKGAFYPPTVLSNVSKGMPAYDEELFGPVASVIMVDDEDAAIEVANDTNFGLGAAVFTTDLKRGERIASDSIRAGAVFVNDFVKSDPRLPFGGIKESGYGRELSLYGIREFMNVKTVVVS, from the coding sequence ATGACATTAAAAAGTATCAATCCATACGATGGAAGTCTTATAGCTTCATATGACCAGGTTTCAGAAGACAAACTCGAAGAATTACTTGATAAATCTGCATCTCAGTGGGTTGAGTGGAGGGCAACGCCCTTTAATAAGCGTAAGTCGCTATTGGAAGAGACCGCTAAAATACTTCGTGATCGAAAGGAACAATATGCTTCACTTATCACCCGTGAAATCGGCAAAGCCATTAACGAATCAAGGGGCGAGATAGAAAAATGTGCCTGGGTCTGCGAGTATTATGCAGAAAATGCTCAGCGCTTTTTAATATCAGAAGAAGTTGCCACAGAATATTCAAAAGCTCAAATTGATTACCAACCGTTAGGTCCGATTTTGGCTGTAATGCCGTGGAATTTCCCCTTTTGGCAGGTTTTCAGGTTTGCAGCACCTAATTTAATGGCAGGAAACGTGGCCATACTCAAACATGCAAGTAATGCTACCGGTTGCTCGCTGGCCATTCAGCAATTGTTTCTCGATGCCGGTTTTCCTGAAGGTACGTTTTTAAGCTTATTCTTAAGGGGCAGTGAAACTTCTAAACTTATCAGTGATTCACGTATTGCCGGAGTTACCTTAACTGGTAGTACCCTTGCCGGTAAAGCTGTTGCAGAAGCTGCCGGAAAAAGTATTAAGAAATCTGTGTTGGAACTGGGTGGTAGCGATCCTTACCTTATTCTGGAAGATGCAGACATCGACCTTGCTGTAGAAAAATGTGTAGCAGGTCGCCTGATGAATGCCGGTCAGAGTTGCATCGGGGCCAAGCGATTTATTGTTGTTGCATCGGTATATGACAAATTTATTAAGAAATTCATTGCCAAAATGAAAATGGCTAAAGTTGGCGATCCCACAGAAGACGATACCCATGTTGGGCCATTAGCCAGTAAGCAATTTCGCGAAGAGTTGCATTTTCAGGTTGAAAAAAGTATTGAAAAAGGAGCTGTGCTTGAACTGGGAGGTGAAGTTCCTGAAGGGAAAGGTGCTTTTTATCCGCCAACCGTTCTGAGTAATGTCAGCAAAGGAATGCCCGCCTATGATGAGGAGCTATTTGGGCCAGTAGCATCGGTAATTATGGTCGATGATGAAGATGCAGCGATTGAGGTAGCTAATGATACCAATTTTGGATTGGGTGCAGCTGTTTTCACAACTGACCTCAAGCGTGGTGAGCGTATTGCCAGTGATTCTATCAGAGCAGGGGCAGTTTTTGTAAATGATTTTGTAAAAAGCGATCCGCGGCTACCCTTTGGAGGTATTAAAGAGAGCGGATACGGCCGCGAATTGTCATTATATGGCATCCGGGAATTTATGAATGTTAAAACAGTTGTTGTTTCCTAA
- a CDS encoding DUF4836 family protein: MKTKNLILVVLIISLVGMFNSCSKPDQHLKTIPSTAHLVGSVDLLSTAKKAQLYDLDQYAFYNEMMKKLQEENPELHSYLSEIISNPLKTGLRYREDLFMFAEDLNSNPYMGITMSVRNSDDFKTFITNIVEKTKSEMVITKKEGLSYATEKNMMIAYDNEKMLMVAHEGSGEDELFSYIKTLMNQTTEDAILSHSDFKKFKADKKDFNLWLASDALPQTPQTAMIKTQIPFETEGNYLHAHMNFEDEGIFSTAKWTFNEEIQAILDDYDFSRKFNTGLLNYLPKDNYATIGFGLNPDAIYKWLNDIPSYKNMLDQANKNAPLSAEKVVNSLKGDIIVAMHGFMLPDEAETTSPGAQNQNVMPYASAIVSMNNSDVYDQIVNNMLPKGLFEEMNTYYRGKFAGFYVYFGLYNNNLIVTNDKNVIEAATDGGLEENVGKTELADIFNHSTFMYMNMDWDQYPDGLKDMMEKNMSNAEFENFRSVTNYTKQMQVYEENIGEGKMEFLMKNNDGNALHTIMQIIDEQRMKINKKEEEKKDKLAVVIQE, from the coding sequence ATGAAAACAAAAAACTTAATTTTAGTTGTATTGATAATAAGCCTGGTCGGGATGTTCAATTCCTGCTCAAAACCGGATCAGCATTTAAAAACGATACCCTCTACGGCTCATTTGGTGGGCTCTGTAGACTTGCTTAGCACCGCAAAAAAAGCACAACTTTACGATTTGGACCAATATGCTTTTTACAATGAAATGATGAAAAAACTGCAAGAGGAAAACCCTGAATTGCACAGTTATCTCTCAGAAATAATTAGCAACCCCCTGAAAACAGGCCTTCGGTACCGTGAAGATCTTTTTATGTTCGCCGAAGACCTCAATTCGAACCCTTACATGGGTATTACCATGTCTGTTCGTAATAGTGACGATTTTAAGACTTTCATCACCAATATTGTGGAGAAAACTAAAAGCGAAATGGTCATTACTAAAAAGGAAGGTCTAAGCTATGCCACTGAAAAAAACATGATGATTGCCTACGATAATGAGAAAATGCTCATGGTTGCTCATGAAGGCTCAGGTGAAGATGAGCTATTTAGCTACATAAAAACCTTAATGAACCAAACTACCGAAGACGCAATTTTATCGCATAGCGACTTCAAAAAATTTAAAGCCGATAAAAAGGATTTTAACCTCTGGCTGGCAAGTGATGCTTTACCCCAAACACCCCAAACAGCAATGATCAAAACCCAGATACCTTTTGAAACAGAAGGCAATTACTTACATGCGCATATGAATTTTGAGGATGAGGGTATTTTTAGTACAGCAAAATGGACCTTCAATGAAGAAATTCAGGCTATTCTGGATGATTATGACTTTTCGCGCAAATTTAATACCGGATTACTCAATTACTTACCAAAAGATAATTATGCCACAATTGGTTTCGGACTTAACCCCGATGCCATCTACAAATGGTTAAATGATATACCATCATACAAAAATATGCTCGACCAGGCCAACAAAAATGCACCACTAAGCGCAGAGAAAGTTGTAAATAGCCTGAAGGGTGATATTATAGTTGCCATGCACGGATTCATGCTTCCCGATGAGGCTGAAACAACAAGCCCGGGCGCTCAAAACCAAAATGTAATGCCTTATGCATCTGCAATTGTATCAATGAACAACAGCGATGTTTATGACCAAATCGTTAATAATATGCTTCCAAAAGGCCTGTTCGAAGAAATGAACACCTATTACAGGGGCAAATTTGCTGGTTTCTATGTATATTTTGGATTGTACAACAATAACCTGATTGTAACAAATGATAAAAACGTAATTGAAGCTGCTACAGATGGGGGCTTAGAAGAAAACGTCGGAAAAACTGAGTTGGCCGACATTTTCAATCATAGTACATTTATGTATATGAACATGGATTGGGACCAATATCCGGATGGCTTGAAAGATATGATGGAAAAAAATATGAGTAATGCTGAATTTGAAAACTTCAGATCTGTTACAAACTATACCAAACAGATGCAGGTTTATGAAGAAAATATAGGAGAAGGTAAAATGGAGTTTTTAATGAAGAACAACGATGGAAATGCGCTCCACACCATTATGCAAATAATTGATGAACAACGAATGAAAATCAATAAGAAAGAAGAGGAAAAAAAGGATAAACTAGCCGTAGTTATTCAAGAATAA
- a CDS encoding OmpA family protein, with translation MIHGRSYIFLLITILIIMTSHALAQEEPCNQPKQRAKLLFDKGTHIWSKDNNKAKALIFKSIKHSPQWVVPYYYLAKKYYNKAQIIQYDNRKVSNLSRLLNRASDNFEEVAKICPQYEKYKAYYYLGKINYEGGNLSGAHTWLKKYTSNVSLKNYMPETSKMLESCEAFQKLVDNPVNFDPVAVPGVCTSNDEFMPLIAPDGSYMMFTRKLWKQERGAYSPSMTEEFSISKFIRWDSVGEPVFDESKPMPYPFNEGPNQGAASITIDNKKLFLTVCKQIEMPDGRPYKNCDIYQTQKKYGKWGPLQKLNRKINGLTTWEGHPSVSPDGKILYFASYRPKGKGGIDIYYSELDSSGYWGPPINLGDPINTKLNERAPFIHPDNKTLYFASDGHPGVGGYDIFISRRKDSIWSAPENIGYPINSEQDESGFIVSTGGHYAFFSSNAYKGYGGYDIFGFELHEEAQPDKVMFVRGKLVDGKRSILKSASIELKNMSSNEIKKGVVDNYTGKYAIAIPAQIEDSYMLTIKKPDYSFTSKIIEPAADSISENLQIKLNFIVKKTKVGANTRLNDVLFPFNSTELTKQSKATLDNFASYLKNNPDIKIRIDGHTDNIADAGYNMRLSKKRARKVYRYLIDRNISRSRLSYEGFGETKPIADNSSEAGKKKNRRTEFVILEK, from the coding sequence ATGATTCATGGCCGTTCATATATTTTCCTGCTCATCACAATATTGATAATTATGACCAGCCATGCGCTGGCACAGGAAGAACCATGCAATCAGCCAAAACAAAGAGCCAAATTACTTTTCGATAAAGGAACACACATTTGGTCAAAAGATAACAATAAAGCCAAAGCCCTAATATTTAAATCTATAAAGCACAGCCCTCAATGGGTTGTCCCATATTATTATTTGGCAAAAAAATATTACAACAAGGCTCAAATAATTCAATACGATAACCGCAAAGTATCAAATCTCAGCAGGTTATTAAACCGTGCTTCAGATAATTTCGAGGAAGTAGCCAAAATATGCCCACAGTATGAAAAATATAAAGCATATTATTACCTGGGTAAAATTAATTACGAGGGAGGCAACCTATCGGGCGCCCATACCTGGCTAAAAAAATACACCTCCAATGTTAGCCTCAAAAATTATATGCCCGAAACTAGCAAAATGCTTGAAAGTTGTGAGGCTTTTCAAAAACTTGTAGATAACCCTGTAAATTTCGATCCGGTGGCTGTACCGGGAGTTTGTACCAGCAATGACGAATTTATGCCGCTGATAGCCCCTGACGGGAGTTATATGATGTTTACACGTAAACTTTGGAAGCAAGAACGTGGAGCGTATTCGCCAAGTATGACAGAAGAATTCAGCATCAGTAAATTTATTCGGTGGGACTCCGTTGGAGAACCCGTATTTGATGAATCGAAACCTATGCCCTACCCTTTTAATGAAGGCCCCAATCAGGGTGCTGCCTCTATTACAATTGATAATAAAAAACTGTTTCTCACCGTATGTAAACAAATAGAAATGCCTGATGGGCGCCCTTATAAAAATTGTGATATTTACCAAACCCAAAAAAAATACGGGAAATGGGGTCCATTGCAAAAATTAAACAGAAAAATTAATGGCCTTACAACCTGGGAAGGACATCCTTCAGTTTCACCCGATGGCAAAATACTCTATTTTGCCTCGTACAGACCAAAAGGAAAAGGCGGAATAGATATTTATTATTCAGAACTCGACAGCTCAGGATATTGGGGGCCTCCGATTAATTTAGGCGATCCAATAAACACTAAGCTTAATGAAAGAGCACCATTTATCCACCCCGATAACAAAACATTATACTTTGCTTCAGATGGTCACCCTGGTGTGGGCGGATATGATATATTTATTAGCAGACGAAAAGACTCAATATGGAGCGCACCGGAAAATATAGGTTATCCGATTAACAGCGAACAAGATGAATCTGGTTTTATAGTATCGACTGGCGGGCACTATGCCTTTTTCTCATCGAATGCATATAAAGGTTATGGCGGATACGATATTTTTGGCTTTGAACTTCATGAAGAAGCACAACCCGATAAAGTAATGTTTGTGCGGGGTAAGTTAGTCGACGGAAAGAGATCAATCTTGAAAAGCGCATCTATTGAGCTGAAAAACATGAGTTCGAATGAAATAAAAAAAGGAGTTGTAGATAATTATACAGGGAAATATGCCATAGCTATTCCAGCGCAAATTGAGGACAGTTACATGTTGACAATAAAAAAGCCTGATTATTCATTTACCTCCAAAATAATTGAGCCTGCTGCAGATAGCATTTCAGAAAACCTGCAAATAAAGCTTAACTTTATAGTAAAAAAAACAAAGGTCGGAGCCAACACAAGACTTAATGATGTACTATTTCCCTTTAACAGCACAGAATTAACAAAACAATCAAAAGCAACACTTGACAACTTTGCCAGCTACCTTAAAAATAATCCTGACATAAAAATCCGCATCGACGGACATACGGATAATATTGCTGATGCAGGATATAATATGAGATTGTCGAAAAAAAGAGCACGAAAAGTATACAGGTACCTGATTGACAGGAACATTAGTCGAAGTAGGTTGTCATACGAGGGATTTGGAGAAACAAAACCCATTGCAGATAATAGTTCAGAAGCCGGGAAAAAGAAAAACCGAAGAACAGAATTTGTAATTCTGGAAAAATAA
- a CDS encoding quaternary amine ABC transporter ATP-binding protein, which produces MSDIQVKNLNVIFGKRKKEALKLLNEGYSKADILDKTGCTVGVYDASLDIKEGEIFVVMGLSGSGKSTLLRCFNRLIDPTSGSIEMDGRDIIQTSDAELREIRRKKMTMVFQHFGLLPHRTVSSNVAFGLEIQGVDEETRIKTAYETIETVGLKGYEEQMTGQLSGGMQQRVGLARALATNPEVLLMDEAFSALDPLIRTNMQDELLQLQEKVHKTILFITHDLDEALKLGDRIAIMKDGKVVQVGTPEEILTNPADDYVKAFVENVDRGDIVTARSIMFEKPDSVRIDHDGPKIALRKMRKHGVTSLPVVDTQNTFLGFVKDTEMVEMEEKGLDKISEFMHTKKEVTAVSPETPVSELLPLFLDNIYNMAVVDDNKKLLGVVVHSSVISEMIGIERKEVVQLKEDGGVDL; this is translated from the coding sequence ATGAGTGACATACAAGTAAAGAATTTGAATGTCATTTTCGGAAAACGCAAAAAAGAAGCGCTCAAATTACTTAATGAAGGGTACTCTAAAGCCGACATACTTGATAAAACAGGTTGTACAGTTGGTGTATATGATGCCAGCCTTGATATAAAAGAAGGCGAAATTTTTGTAGTAATGGGCCTTTCCGGAAGTGGTAAATCAACACTTTTGCGCTGTTTCAACAGGTTGATAGACCCAACATCAGGGTCAATTGAAATGGATGGCAGAGATATTATACAAACTTCCGACGCAGAACTTAGAGAAATACGGCGGAAGAAAATGACCATGGTTTTCCAGCACTTTGGATTATTACCGCACCGTACTGTTAGCAGTAATGTAGCATTCGGACTTGAAATTCAGGGTGTAGATGAGGAAACAAGAATAAAAACAGCATATGAGACCATAGAAACAGTTGGTCTTAAAGGCTATGAAGAGCAAATGACCGGTCAGCTAAGTGGTGGTATGCAGCAACGTGTTGGGTTGGCCAGAGCACTGGCTACCAATCCGGAAGTATTGCTGATGGATGAAGCGTTTAGTGCACTGGACCCGCTGATTAGAACAAACATGCAGGATGAACTATTGCAACTGCAGGAAAAAGTGCATAAAACCATTCTTTTTATCACACACGACCTGGATGAAGCATTAAAACTTGGTGACCGTATTGCCATAATGAAAGATGGTAAGGTAGTACAGGTAGGTACGCCGGAGGAAATTTTAACCAATCCAGCTGACGATTACGTTAAAGCTTTTGTTGAAAATGTAGACAGAGGCGATATTGTAACCGCCCGTTCGATTATGTTTGAAAAACCTGACAGTGTACGTATCGATCACGACGGACCAAAAATTGCACTTCGTAAAATGCGTAAACACGGTGTTACCTCACTGCCAGTAGTAGATACCCAAAACACCTTCCTTGGTTTCGTTAAAGATACCGAAATGGTGGAGATGGAAGAAAAAGGACTTGATAAAATCAGTGAGTTCATGCATACAAAAAAAGAGGTTACTGCTGTGAGTCCCGAAACTCCCGTTTCAGAATTATTACCACTATTTCTCGATAACATTTACAACATGGCTGTAGTTGATGACAACAAAAAATTACTAGGTGTTGTAGTGCATTCTTCAGTTATTAGCGAAATGATTGGTATAGAGCGCAAAGAAGTTGTTCAACTTAAAGAAGATGGAGGAGTTGACCTATGA